ACCTCGGTTGTCGGAGAGAAGCGGCGGTATGAACCGAAAGAGTAATGTGTCGTTCGTGAGACCGGAGCCCGCCTTCATCCGCAAGTTCAAGGAGGGTGTGGGCTACTCGCTGGGGCCGACCGTGGAGACCAAGGTGGGTCCGACCTGGGCCCGCCTCCCGCAGATTGtagtcacggaaacaggccattcgttccaactggtccatgctgaccaagagtcctgtctgagcgagtcccatttgctcgcgtttggcccctatccatctaaacgtttcctattcaactacctatccaaatgtcttttaaacgctgtaaattgtacttgcctcactcacttcctctgggtgaaaatgttgcccctcaggtttctattaaatctctaccccaaacgtatgccctctaattcttgattccccagccctgggaaaatgactgtgcgcattcaccctctctatgccccttgtgattttatacacttctataaattggtttattactatcacatgtattgaggtacagtggaaaactttgtttcacatgccatccatacagatagttTTATCacagcagtacattgaggtagtaaaaaggaaaagcaatagcagaatgcagtgttatagttacagagaaactgcagtgtaaGTACGCAAGGGAATGAGGTTGATTGTTAAGTCAAGcgtccatcttgttgtacaagaggtccatccaatggttttataacagcaggatagaagctgtccgagcctggtggtatgtgctttcaggcttttgtatcttctgcctaattttTGGAGGGGAGGattgaagaagagagaatgtccagggtggcaagggtctttgattacgttggcttttttactgaggcagcaataaGTGTAGTCggagtccatggagcggaggctggttttcgtgatgtgctgaactgtgtccacaactctctgctgtttcttgcagtctcaggcagaacagttgccataccaagcagtcaTGCATctggttaggatgctttctatgatgcatctttaAAGATTcatgagggtcaacagggacatgccaatctcctttagcctcctgaggatgtagaggtgctggtgcactttcttggccatagcgtctgtGGTTGAACCACGACAGGCTACTGGCGATGTTTACCAGtagtaacttgaagctctcaaccatttcaaTTTCAGCACCAATGATGTAAACAAGTGTGTGtgctgccccacttcctgaagtcaatgaccagccttttttttgctgacgttgagggaaagattgtcatgataccatgccactatctccttcctattctctgattcatcattatgatgatatagatcatagaacagtacagcacaatacaggccctttggcccacaatgttgtgccgacctttaaacctcacctaagactatctaaccccttcctcccacatatccctctgttccaaattcctccatatgcttatctagcaatttcttgaatttggccaatgtacctgcctccaccactgccccaggcagctcattccatgccccaaccactctctgggtaaaaaaccttcctctgatatctcccttgaacttcccacccattactttaaagccatgccctcttgtagtgagcattggtgctctaggaaagaggcactggctgtccactctatcaattcctcttaatattttatacacctctatcattgtctcttctcatcctccttcccttcaatgagtaaagccctagctcccttagtctcttctcataatgcatattctctaaaccaggcagcatcctggtaaatgccctctgcaccctttccaatgcttccacatccttcctataatgaggcgaccaggtactccaagagtggtctaaccggagttttgtagagctacatcattacctcactgctcttaaacccaatcccacaacttatgaatgctaacgtcccataacctttcttaactaccctatccacctgtgaggcaactttcagggatctgaggatatggacccccagatccctctgctccttcacactacctaggatcctgccattaactttgtactctgccttggagtttgtccttccaaagtgtaccaccttacacttctccagattgaactccatctgccacttgtcagcccagctctgcatcctatcaatgtccctctgcaatcttcgacaatcctctacactatccacaataccaccaacctatgtgtcgtccgcaaactcgccgacccacccttctaccccctcatccaagtcataataaaaatcacgaaaagcagcagttccagaactgatccttgtgggagaccactagtcacagccctccaatctgagtgtactccctccacagccctctgctttctacaggtaagccaattctgaatccacacagccaagcttccttggatcccatgccctctgaccttttgaagaagctGACCATGTGtaagcttgtcaaatgccttactaaaatccatgtagaccacatctaccacactaccctcaccaatctgtctcgtcacctcctcaaagaacactatcaggcttgtgagacatgatctgcccttcacaaagccatgctggctgtccctgatcagactatgattctctaaatggccatagatcctatctcaaagaatcctttccaacagcttgcccactacagatgtaaggctcactggtctataattccctggactatccttactaccttttttgaataaggggacaacatttgccaccctccaatcctccggtaccattcccatggacaacgaagactcaaagatcctagccaatggttcagcaatctcctccctcgcctcacagagcagcctggggagtattccgtcaggccccggggtcttatctgtcctaatattttctaacagctccagcacatcctcgcTCTTGATTATCAACATGGTCTAGAACATTaactttaccaacactgtcctcagcgtcatcaaggcccctctccttggtgaatactgaggagaagtattcattgaggacctcacctacTTCTacaacttccaggcacatcttcccacctttggcCCTAATCGATCCTACCTTTACtaccgtcatccttctgctcttcacataagtgaaaaatgctttggggttttccttaaccctactagccaaggccttttcatgccgtcttcttgctctcctcagccccttcttaagttccttccttgctaccctataatcctcaagagccctatctgatccctgctgcctaagccttatgtatgctgccttcttcctcctaactggacgttccacctcttttgtcacccatggttccttcaccctgccattctttctctgcctcactgggacaaatttatccctaacatcctgcaagagatccctgaacaatgaccacatttccatagtacatttcgcttcaaaaatgtcatcccaatttacactcgcccataaagtggtgtcatctgcaaacttgtagatggatttagagcagaatctgtcttTGCAGTTGCAAGTGTATAGGAGAAAAGTAGGAAGCTGAGGATACAGCCtacaagatcatctctcagtctttatgctccaaggaataaagtcctagcctgtccaacctcctaTATTTCAGTCTCTCAACTCCTGGcaaatatccttgtaaattttctgcactctttccagtttaataacatctgtcCTATAGCAGGACAGCCAAAACagaacatgatactccaagtgcagtcacaccagcatcttgtacaacctcCCAATTTCTAcacttgactgatgaaggccagcgtgccaaaagctggcttcaccaccctgtctacctgtgactctgctttcagggagccatggacctgAACTCCTCAGTCCCTGTTCCACAAtaatccccagggccctaccactgtgaaagtcctacctagatttgacttcccaaaatacaacaccttgcacttatctgaattaaactccgtttgccattcctcagcccacttactcagctgatcaagatgcccctgtaattttataaccaccttcactgtccactataccacttattttagtgttacctgcaaacttaaaccatgccttgtatattcttatccaaatggTTGATATAGATGGCAAGCAAtgagcccagcaccgacccctgtggcacaccacttgtcatgggcctccagtctgagaaacaaccttccatcatcactgtctgcttcctaccatcaagccaattctgtatccagttagccagctctcccttgattccatgcaatTTAACCTTCCAGCGCAGCCTACCTtctcaaagaccttactgaagtccatataaaccacgtctaccgccctgccctcatttaCTTTGTTGGTCACATCAAACAACTCAGTTCAAATTCATAACATATCTCCCACACAAAGCTGAGCTGACTTCTCCTGATCACCACCACtcccgcccccacccacccccccccccccccccgccatcttTCCAGATACACTTGTATCTTGCTCCTCAGAATCTGCTCTAGTAACTTGTCTACCACAGATGTCagacttactggtctatggtTTCCAGGTCTTTTTTGCCACCCTTCTCAAGTAAAGGTACAActtttgctaccctccagtctaccagcacctcacccatgtctaacgatgaagcaaatatcttagGGCTCCTGCAATTACTTCTGATAgcccagtgttcttggatatacttggtcagccctggagatttgtctaccttcatatagtttaagatgtccagcatctcctctacagtaatgcagactatccccaagatcaCCCCATTAACTTCTCCTAGTTCTAAAGTCTTTAtggccttctccacagtaaaaaaaaaattagaaatattcattaagaaccttgcccatctcctgtagctCCACACAACCGTGTCCCCTTTGGTCTCTCTCTAATTACTCTTTTCCCTTAtaaggattctccttaatcttctctgccaaaactATCTTATGGCCCCTTTTTACCCTCCCGATTTCCTTCCTGAGTACGCTCCTGcatcccttgtactcctccagagattcgcttgatcccagttgcctgtagtgacccatgcctcctttttcctggccagggcctcaatatctcatcatccagggttccctactcctaccagccctgcccttcactctaacaggaacatgcagacattGAGctttcactatctcacctttaaaagcctcccactttgccagagatccctttgcctccaatcaacctttgcaagctcctgtctcactaTCAAGATTTGCCTTGCCcattttagaacttgaacctgtagaCTActtctgtccttttccataactagtttaaaactaagaactatggtcattggtcccaaagtgctcccctactgTCACCTCAGTATCCCACCCTATTACACAACagtaggttgagctttgccctctcccaagTGGGGCCTGCTACATATTGCCTGAgcaaactttcctgaatgcacttaacaaattccaccccatctaagccatTAAcaatatggcagtcccagtctatgttaggaaagttaaaatcccttactatgacaaccctattattcttataactctgcacaatctccctgaacatttgttcttctaattcccattgactatatGGGGGCCTATAGTGCAATGCCAACAATCTGATCATCCTCTtcttttttctcagctccacccataaagcctcactggatgatccttcagtaatttcatctctggctactgctgtgacattccccttaatcaaaaatacaacacccctcctctctttcctccacctctatcctgcctaaagcacctgtaccctgaaacattaagctgccagtcctgtccctcccttagtcACGTTTCTTTAATATTCCAGTTCCACCTCCACCGTATGTATcagacctcttgtattgagataaatgcaatttaatccaacagtctttccttgctccctgccatTCTCCTGCTTGTCTATtgaacttgctgtcactgacttctgcatcactttctaGCCTCCcatctgctttggatcccacctcctggcaaactagtttaaacccaccctagtaACACAAATAAAtctgctaggatattggtccccctccagtttaagTGCAACCTGACCCTCTTGTACAGGCACCTCTGCCCCAAAAGAGATCTCAATGGTCCAAAAATATGAATCCCCACCCCAATTTTTCAGCCACTCATTTGTTTGCCATGTCCTCCTATTCTTAACCTCACCAGCACGTGTCACTGGTAGTAATCTAGAGATTACTGCATCTGAGGTCCTGCTGTTTAAACTGCTTCCCTAGCTCTATATTCACTTCACAGGACTTcatccatttctccacccacaccATTTGTGCCAACATGCACAACGACTTCTGgtttctcaccctcccccttgagaatgttctgcagccactctgaaacaacctggaccctggcaccagggaggcaacacactattCCAGAGTCCcctttgcagccacagaagctcctgtctgcccccccccccaactatcatGTCCCATATCACTATAGTCCTGTCCGCCCTCAGCCTTCCCTACTGAGCCTTAGAGCCAGTCCGgatgccacagacctggctactgctgccttctcctgaatgGTCATCCCTCCCAATAGTATTcaaaacagtatacttgtttGAGGGGAATAGCCATAAGGAATCCTGCACTCTCTGCCtactcccttttcctttcctggtggtcacccaactatttTCTGCCTGTACCTTTGGTGTGACCACATTGCTGAAAACTCTTAGCATCTATGATACTCTCAGCAtcctgatattggtttattattgtcgcttgtaccaaggtaagtgaaaaacttgtcttgcgtaccgatcctacagatcaattcattacatggtgcggttacattgagttagtacagagtgcattgaggtagtacaggaaaaacaataacagtacagagtaaagtgtcacagctacagagaaagtgcagtgcaataaggtgcaaggtcacaacaaggtagatcatgaggtcagaatccatctcattgtagaagggaaccgttcaatagttttatcacagtagggtagaagctgtccttgaacctggggGTATGtttcctcaggctcctgtatcttctacctgaaagaaaaggagagaatgacccgggtgggtggggtctttgattatgctggctgcttcgccaaggaagcgagaggtaaagacagagtccaaggaggggaggctagtttctatgacggcactgggctgtgtccacaactctctgcagtttcttgctgccctgggcagagcagttgctgtaccgatCTCAGGTGATCCTGAGTGTGTCCaggtccagctccagctccttcacATCGTCATGCAGCTATGCACACTTCCTACAGGTGTAGtggtcagggacactggaagtctccctgatctcccacatcctacaggaggggcatgccactgccctaactgctatgacaaaaaaggaaaatttaaagaaccttacctgtacctctgctcAGTCTCCTCTTGCCAAAGCCTCTTTACTTACCACTCAAACAATGGCTACTCTGCTAGACCATACCTTCCTTCTGTTGGTGGATTTGTCTCACAATTAGCCAATCAGAAAGCTTTCCAAAAAATGGCTCTTTTCGCCAATCACAATGGCTCTTTTTTAAACTTCCTGCTGCTGCTCCACCTCCTGGCTCAAGtgtaatgggattaatgtaggattggtgtaaatgggaatGATGgatggtgcagacttggtgggccgaagaacctgtttcctGGATCCCATAGTCAGCACCGGAACACAacccctccgacagtgcggcactcactcagcactgcactggcgAGAGTCTTGTGCTGAGCTCTCTAGAGTACGACTTGAACCcgcagccttctgactcagagctgATCCATGTGGGACAAAATTACACAGCTGAACCAAAGAGCTGAGATGGGCAGAATGGGCTGGATAACCTCCTACGTGGTATAATTGAGGTGAATGTACTGCAGTGGTGTCACAGTTCAGATGGcagaccatcctctgtgtgaccTGCTGCCAAAATGTTTTCTTTGTAAGTGACTTTTGGCATAACAACTGACCTGTACTGATGATAATCCTTAATCACGAATCTTTCTGTTAGAGTAGTAATCACTGTTGGCACTTCTGTCATGGGACTTGCCTGTgtgttttctttcacatttctgCTACTGCCAAATTTTGTGGAAACCTTATCCCTTTGATCATAAGGTTTGACTCCTAACATTTCATTTATAATGATCAAGTCTTTGTTGACCCTTCAAGTGTTGCTGGGTAAGAGCAACAATAACCAGTTCTTATTtacagatggaggaactcagtggttcaggcagcatctatgttttgggttgtgaccattcacctagcATTGGTGAGACCCCAGCTGGAGTTTTGAGTGCGGTTTTGGTCTCCTCATCTGAGaagtcatagatacagcacagaaacaggccctttggtgcaccaAGTCCACGCCGACTGTCATTctcatttacgctaatcctacattaatcccaatttttttgtATCCGCTGTACATTCTCGTCAATTCCCCTcatattctaccacttaccaacaccccaagggtaatttacagcagccaatcaccCCACCACCAGAGGTGGAAGAAAGGTTTGCTAGTACTTTGCCAGACTCCTGAGATGGCAGGACAGACATGTGAGGAGAGAGTCAGTTGATTGAGCCTGtagtcactggaatttagaacaatgagaggggaCCATGTAGAAACTATAAAATTCTAAATGGACGAGATAGACAGGATGTAAGGAGGAGGCTCTTGATGGATGGAGAGCACAGAACAAGAAGTCACAGCCTCAGCATACGGGGTCTGCCTTTTAGAACCAAGACCAAGAGAAATTTcatcacccagagggcagtgaccctgtggaattctttaccacagaaagcagtggaggccaagtcattacatgtgttcaaggaggaggtggatatatttcttaatgccaaaGGGATCCAGGGGATAAGATGGATAATCACTTGTGGTTACAttggatggccaactcctgcttctattttctacgTTTCTGTAATTTTGACAGCCCAATGTGCTTCCTAGCAAAATAAATTCTTCTGCGATGTGCTTCTGAGATAGGGCCACCATTGCAGGCAGGAATTGTGACGGGCAGTTTGCCCACACTGAGATGCCTTAAGCATCAACGTGATAATGAACACAAAATAcgatgatgatggaggaactcagcaggccaggcaggaaacaaaggactggcagatgctggaatctagatgaaaaacactataatgctggaggaactcctgggatggcaggacagaCATGTGAGGAGAGAGTCAGTTGATCGAGCCTatagtcctctgtttctctgatAATGAACGAATGTGTTTTGGTGACTTTGATTAATAAGTAAATGTTATCTTCAAATTAATCCCATAAGTTCTTTTCCGTCCATCTTTCAGAAGCAGCAGCTGGCCCCGGTTGATAGTGACAGTGGACCAAGTGATGCGGAAGATGAGCAGCCACAAGTAGTAGTGCTCCGTCAGGGAGACCTGACTGCTGAAGAAGCTGCAAAGTTCAAACAGAGTACAGAAAGCTCAGAGAAATGTATGTAATTGTAATGTACTTAATCCTGGAATGTGTCACTCACTACATTTTCTTTCTAGCTTTGCTCAGCTGCTAGTTTGCACAGCAGCTTCCAGCTCTGGCAagtgtctgaaactgaaccagacgaTTTGCAAATTTGGTGTCATTTGACGTTCTAACCATGTATCCTTAGCATCCGTGACACCATCTATTTCATTAACATAGTACTGCCCAATTTTTCCCTGCCTTAGCCCATcttctgctgaaaccctcatccagaCCTGACTATTCCAATGCTTTCCAGGCTGGCTTCCCTCACAGTACTCTCTGTAAACCTGAACACCATCACCTATTGCTACTGTTCTTGGCTACGATATTTCCCTCTCAGGATAGCAAATGACTTGGAGGGGGAGCAGcgggtggtgatgttcccaagcacctgctgctcttgtccttcttggtggcacaTGTTGTGGGTTAGGGAGCTGCTGTCAGGGTAACCTGGGCAAGTAATTGTAGATAGTGCACTGTGGTCTGGTGATGGAGGAAACAAATGTTTAGGTTCAtagatggggtaccaatcaagcggGCTGCTGGAGTTGAGCTGCTCCTCCACTCCTGTACTATGCATTGGGAGTCTTAGGAGATGAGTTGCTTgctgtaggatacccagcctctgacctgccctcaCATCCACATTGTTTATGTGGAGGATACAATCGAGTTTCTGGTCCATGatgaccccaggatattgatagggaGCTCGGCGACTGTAATGCCATTGAAGTCAAGGGTAGATTGTTAagttctcttttgttggagatggtcattgcttggttcTTCTGTTGTACATATGTTGCTTGCCACATCAGCTTGGGCATGAATgctgtcttggtcttgctgaatgtGGGCGTGGGCCGCTTCATTTGTTGAGtcccaaatggaatttaacatcaGGAAACCATGTCTCTTACTctgtgatggaaagaaggtcattgatgaagcagctgaaaatgggtgGATCTAGGTcaatgtcctgaggaactcctgcaatgatcacagatggttgacctccaacaaccatagctgccatctgttgtgtgaaaataaaaaaaacagttctgggaaatctgaaatataaacagaaaatgctgaaaatactcagcagttctggcaatatccatggagagaaaagcagttaacatttcaggtccaagacccttcatcagaactgggaaagagttgcAGTTCCTCTGTGTGAGTTATGACCTACCCACTAGAGGTTTTTTTGCCCTTTAGCACCCCATTGACTTGAGTTTC
This genomic interval from Pristis pectinata isolate sPriPec2 chromosome 5, sPriPec2.1.pri, whole genome shotgun sequence contains the following:
- the kiaa1143 gene encoding uncharacterized protein KIAA1143 homolog, whose protein sequence is MNRKSNVSFVRPEPAFIRKFKEGVGYSLGPTVETKKQQLAPVDSDSGPSDAEDEQPQVVVLRQGDLTAEEAAKFKQSTESSEKSEKSQPGDGKIVFRKPPKRSSDDKVTGVFATSSKKKKDDDSGQTEFKSSGNKSKQIKNSSLLSFGDDDDE